A genomic window from Candidatus Dormiibacterota bacterium includes:
- a CDS encoding AAA family ATPase codes for MSTASRIIANLEQIAAQNHSQSSEIDRADNLVSMGELLRSQAIEPKWLVEGLLPDGGTSLFVAKPKVGKSTMLQNLAFAVARGEPFLGRATTQGVVVYLAIEDKPSELARAFRAMGAGEGDPVHFHCARTPDDAGAWLQRVVEQYAPALIVVDTFQRFAKLRDLNDYALVTNAFGALCDLARSCGAHLAASHHGKKAGGDDGDAVLGSTALFGAVDTLVELRRHDRERTVFSFQRYGIDLEKTLLTLDLETRLLSTDGTAADADKHRAAAAVLDMLQNADCPLARDVILNAVEGRRATTVKVLAELVEGGEAIRDGSGRKGDPYLFTLAVESENAVPAFTGENGGTEKNRERNKSNSDGAFSLVSDSVPPFPHIYPERKNGIGQGNEPRENRALGLPFDAAAKSEPGTLRALDSGGESEEALWTR; via the coding sequence ATGAGCACGGCGAGCCGAATCATTGCGAATCTCGAACAGATTGCAGCGCAAAACCATTCGCAATCTTCCGAAATAGATCGTGCCGATAATCTTGTCTCTATGGGCGAGTTACTGCGTTCGCAAGCTATCGAACCCAAGTGGCTCGTCGAAGGCCTCTTGCCTGACGGCGGTACGTCGCTATTTGTTGCGAAGCCGAAGGTCGGCAAAAGCACGATGCTTCAGAACCTCGCATTCGCTGTAGCGCGCGGCGAGCCGTTTCTTGGACGCGCTACGACGCAAGGCGTGGTCGTTTACCTCGCGATCGAGGATAAACCATCGGAGCTCGCGCGAGCATTTCGCGCAATGGGCGCAGGCGAAGGCGACCCCGTTCACTTTCATTGCGCGCGGACCCCAGACGACGCGGGAGCGTGGCTCCAGCGCGTCGTCGAGCAGTATGCCCCAGCTTTGATCGTTGTCGATACATTCCAACGGTTCGCAAAGCTGCGCGACCTGAACGATTATGCCCTCGTCACCAACGCCTTCGGGGCCCTCTGCGACCTGGCCCGCTCTTGCGGCGCGCACCTCGCCGCGAGCCACCACGGGAAGAAGGCCGGCGGCGACGACGGAGATGCAGTCTTAGGTTCGACCGCTTTGTTCGGCGCGGTCGATACGTTAGTCGAACTACGTCGGCATGATCGCGAGCGCACGGTCTTCAGTTTTCAGCGGTACGGAATTGACCTGGAGAAGACGCTGCTCACGCTTGATCTCGAAACCCGCTTGCTCTCGACCGACGGGACAGCGGCAGATGCTGACAAACACCGCGCCGCCGCAGCGGTTCTCGACATGCTGCAGAACGCTGACTGCCCCCTGGCCCGCGACGTAATACTCAACGCCGTAGAGGGTCGCCGAGCTACCACTGTCAAGGTACTCGCGGAGCTGGTCGAGGGCGGGGAAGCCATCCGCGACGGTAGCGGCAGGAAGGGCGATCCCTACCTGTTCACTCTCGCCGTCGAAAGCGAAAATGCCGTTCCCGCGTTTACCGGCGAGAACGGCGGCACCGAAAAGAATCGGGAACGGAATAAATCCAATAGCGACGGTGCTTTCAGCCTCGTTTCGGATTCCGTCCCGCCGTTCCCACATATATACCCGGAACGGAAAAACGGAATCGGCCAGGGCAATGAACCGAGAGAAAACAGGGCGCTCGGGTTGCCTTTCGACGCCGCCGCCAAGTCCGAACCTGGGACGCTTCGGGCCCTCGATAGCGGCGGTGAATCCGAGGAGGCTCTATGGACACGGTAG